Below is a window of Stygiolobus azoricus DNA.
GGAGTGTTAGGATTGAGCAATCCGATTCCCAAAAACGTTAAAGTCGAGTACGTCAGGATAACATTACCGAAGTCAAGAGCAGCATAGGCTAGAACAGCATCTATTACATTATGAACAACGTGCTTCGTGAGAATCTTCAACCTACCTAGACCAAGAAGTTTTGCTGCGTCAATATATTGCATATTTTTGACTACTAATGTTTGACTCCTGAAAAGCCTTGCATAAGTAGCCCACCACGGTACCATTAAACCTATTATTGCACTAGTGAAAGACTCTCCCAATAAGACACTAACTGCTATAACCAAAATCAAACCCGGTACTGCCAGAAACACATCAGTTATTCTCATTAACACTTCATCGACTATACCACCAAAATACCCAGATAATATTCCTATCACTCCCCCTATTAATATAGCTGATAATACTACAATCGTGGAAATCTCAGCATCAGAAGGAGTTGCGTACAAAACTCTTGATAAAATGTCCTCTCCGTTAGAGTTAGTGCCGAAAGGATGTGCAAATGACGGAGGTAGAAGAGCCATTGACGGGTTATACTGAAACGGATTATAAGGTAAGAACATATATGATAGTTTTACGTAAAGTATTTGTCCCGAGGCATATTCCAACAGTCCCTGAAATAAAGACCAAATGTAATAAACGAAAAGAATTATGAAGGCTACTAATGCAGGTTTACTTCTCAAAACTAGCCTTACTGTCTTATTCGTTAAAAAGAAAACTAGCGATAATGCAGCGACTGAGATCGTTATACTGAAGGTCGAGAACAGAACGTAAGGAACTAATGACAATATGTCGAAATGAACGGATCTTAGCGTTCCTTTGTTTGCATAATGTATGTATACTCCTATGTTTATTAAAAGATAAAGAGATAATGCTATTATAACAAGTCTTTTCCACTCTTTTCTGAAGTTCATTGAACCTTCACCCGCGGATCTAATATACCATAAAGAAGATCCGCTACAAAGTTCGCTACTATTACAGCAATTCCTACTATAATTGTAAAGTCTAGGACAGCAATATAATCTAGATTCTCTATTGCTTGAGTTATATAATATCCTATGCCCTGATAATCGAAAATGTCTTCGACCAGAACCGCCCCAGCTACTGAATAGCCAAAGAAGAGCGCTATTAGGGTTATTACTGGAATTAGACTATTCCTTAACGCAATCCTATATACCACATAACGTCTTGTAAGGCCTTTAGCTAAGGCTAGTTTAGTGTAATCCGATTCCATAGAGTCTATCATTGTAGCCCTAGTTACTCTTGTGAACAAGCCGAACGTAATTATAGCAATACTTAAGGAGGGTAGTATTGCATGTCTAACAGCGGATATAAAGTACGTCCAGTCTCCAGCAATTAA
It encodes the following:
- a CDS encoding ABC transporter permease, translating into MNFRKEWKRLVIIALSLYLLINIGVYIHYANKGTLRSVHFDILSLVPYVLFSTFSITISVAALSLVFFLTNKTVRLVLRSKPALVAFIILFVYYIWSLFQGLLEYASGQILYVKLSYMFLPYNPFQYNPSMALLPPSFAHPFGTNSNGEDILSRVLYATPSDAEISTIVVLSAILIGGVIGILSGYFGGIVDEVLMRITDVFLAVPGLILVIAVSVLLGESFTSAIIGLMVPWWATYARLFRSQTLVVKNMQYIDAAKLLGLGRLKILTKHVVHNVIDAVLAYAALDFGNVILTYSTLTFLGIGLLNPNTPEWGSMVSHGVEELPQAWWYPVFPSLVIVIIVTSFILLGDRIQDVISGRVVY